In Juglans microcarpa x Juglans regia isolate MS1-56 chromosome 7D, Jm3101_v1.0, whole genome shotgun sequence, the following are encoded in one genomic region:
- the LOC121238806 gene encoding protein DETOXIFICATION 43-like isoform X1 has protein sequence MADEDSSLRSAERKYWKRMPIFVFFRDARLVFKLDTLGWEILGIALPAALAVAADPIASLIDTAFIGHIGPVELAAAGVSIALFNQASRITIFPLVSITTSFVAEEDTVARIVVKEADRGSGKHSETKECTPEVDNMLEDMEKGEAEKKGHRQNLENSSVENSEMKEFMPEALKLDLEKGSTKQNHVDNAESSSTSAQESQNKELMQPSSTLADHHMDKDAATKSENDFDPTVDSKSAIGCCSSKKKTKTKTEKRHIASASTALLFGAVLGVVQAVVLVFGAKPLLHVMGVKSSSPMLAPALKYLKLRSLGAPAVLLSLAMQGIFRGFKDTKTPLYVIVVGYSTNIILDPILIFVLRMGISGAAIAHVLSQYLILSILLCMLMRKVYLLPPSLKQLQFGRFLKNGGLLLARVVAVTFCVTLAASLAARLGPTPMAAFQTCLQVWLTSSLLSDGLAVAGQAILACAFAEKDYKKATATANRVLQMSFTLGVGLALLVGIGLYFGAGIFSRDVNVLHLIKIGLPFVAATQPINSLAFVFDGVNFGASDFAYSAYSLVLVAAASITTLFILYKSNGFLGIWIALTVYMFLRTFVGIWRMGTGTGPWGFLRSRSFWS, from the exons ATGGCTGATGAGGACAGTAGTTTACGTTCAGCTGAGAGAAAGTACTGGAAGAGGATGCcaatctttgttttctttagaGATGCAAG ACTGGTTTTCAAGTTGGATACTCTAGGTTGGGAGATACTGGGCATAGCATTACCTGCTGCCCTCGCCGTGGCTGCTGATCCCATTGCTTCTCTGATCGACACTGCATTTATTGGTCATATAG GACCAGTGGAACTTGCAGCTGCAGGAGTCTCTATTGCCTTGTTTAATCAAGCTTCGAGGATTACCATATTCCCACTGGTCAGCATTACAACTTCTTTTGTTGCTGAGGAGGATACTGTTGCAAGAATCGTTGTCAAAGAAGCAGATAGGGGCTCTGGTAAGCACAGTGAAACAAAGGAGTGCACACCCGAAGTTGACAATATGCTTGAGGATATGGAAAAAGGTGAAGCCGAAAAAAAGGGACATCGTCAGAACTTGGAAAACAGTTCAGTGGAAAACAGTGAAATGAAAGAGTTTATGCCGGAGGCTCTGAAGCTCGACTTGGAAAAAGGTTCAACCAAACAAAATCATGTCGACAATGCGGAAAGCAGTAGTACTTCAGCCCAAGAGAGTCAAAACAAAGAATTAATGCAGCCAAGTTCTACGCTAGCGGATCATCATATGGACAAAGATGCAGCAACAAAATCAGAAAATG ATTTCGACCCAACTGTGGACAGCAAATCTGCTATTGGCTGCTGCAGCAGCAAAAAGAAGACCAAAACCAAAACGGAGAAGCGACATATTGCTTCAGCATCTACAGCACTACTTTTTGGTGCAGTCCTTGGCGTCGTTCAAGCTGTAGTGCTTGTTTTTGGGGCCAAACCTCTCTTGCATGTGATGGGTGTGAAATCT AGTTCACCTATGCTAGCCCCAGCCCTGAAATACTTGAAATTGAGATCACTCGGTGCTCCTGCAGTTCTTCTATCGTTGGCCATGCAAGGGATCTTTCGAGGGTTTAAGGATACAAAAACTCCTCTATATGTCATTG TTGTGGGATATTCAACAAACATCATTTTGGACCCGATACTTATCTTTGTCTTGCGTATGGGCATCAGCGGTGCAGCAATTGCACATGTTCTTTCCCA GTACTTGATTTTGTCAATCCTCCTGTGCATGTTAATGAGAAAAGTTTATCTCTTACCCCCAAGTCTTAAGCAATTGCAGTTTGGTCGATTTCTCAAAAATG GTGGTCTGCTATTAGCAAGAGTTGTAGCTGTGACATTCTGTGTGACGTTGGCAGCCTCATTGGCAGCACGGTTGGGTCCAACGCCTATGGCTGCATTCCAGACTTGCTTGCAGGTCTGGTTGACATCATCCCTTCTCTCAGATGGCTTGGCTGTTGCTGGACAG GCAATTCTAGCCTGTGCATTTGCTGAGAAAGACTACAAGAAAGCAACCGCTACTGCAAACAGAGTATTACAG ATGAGTTTTACTCTAGGGGTGGGGCTTGCTCTTCTTGTCGGAATTGGTCTGTACTTTGGAGCAGGGATCTTCTCCAGAGATGTTAACGTTCTACACCTTATAAAAATAGGACTCCCT TTTGTTGCTGCTACACAACCGATCAACTCATTAGCTTTTGTGTTTGATGGAGTGAACTTTGGAGCGTCTGATTTTGCCTATTCTGCGTACTCTTTG GTTCTTGTGGCCGCAGCAAGCATTACAACCTTGTTCATTCTTTACAAAAGTAACGGATTTCTAGGAATCTGGATTGCTCTAACCGTCTACATGTTTCTGCGCACATTTGTTGGTATTTGGAG GATGGGCACTGGTACAGGACCTTGGGGCTTTCTCAGGAGTCGATCGTTCTGGTCCTAG
- the LOC121238806 gene encoding protein DETOXIFICATION 43-like isoform X2, which translates to MADEDSSLRSAERKYWKRMPIFVFFRDARLVFKLDTLGWEILGIALPAALAVAADPIASLIDTAFIGHIGPVELAAAGVSIALFNQASRITIFPLVSITTSFVAEEDTVARIVVKEADRGSGKHSETKECTPEVDNMLEDMEKGEAEKKGHRQNLENSSVENSEMKEFMPEALKLDLEKGSTKQNHVDNAESSSTSAQESQNKELMQPSSTLADHHMDKDAATKSENDFDPTVDSKSAIGCCSSKKKTKTKTEKRHIASASTALLFGAVLGVVQAVVLVFGAKPLLHVMGVKSSSPMLAPALKYLKLRSLGAPAVLLSLAMQGIFRGFKDTKTPLYVIVVGYSTNIILDPILIFVLRMGISGAAIAHVLSQYLILSILLCMLMRKVYLLPPSLKQLQFGRFLKNGGLLLARVVAVTFCVTLAASLAARLGPTPMAAFQTCLQVWLTSSLLSDGLAVAGQMSFTLGVGLALLVGIGLYFGAGIFSRDVNVLHLIKIGLPFVAATQPINSLAFVFDGVNFGASDFAYSAYSLVLVAAASITTLFILYKSNGFLGIWIALTVYMFLRTFVGIWRMGTGTGPWGFLRSRSFWS; encoded by the exons ATGGCTGATGAGGACAGTAGTTTACGTTCAGCTGAGAGAAAGTACTGGAAGAGGATGCcaatctttgttttctttagaGATGCAAG ACTGGTTTTCAAGTTGGATACTCTAGGTTGGGAGATACTGGGCATAGCATTACCTGCTGCCCTCGCCGTGGCTGCTGATCCCATTGCTTCTCTGATCGACACTGCATTTATTGGTCATATAG GACCAGTGGAACTTGCAGCTGCAGGAGTCTCTATTGCCTTGTTTAATCAAGCTTCGAGGATTACCATATTCCCACTGGTCAGCATTACAACTTCTTTTGTTGCTGAGGAGGATACTGTTGCAAGAATCGTTGTCAAAGAAGCAGATAGGGGCTCTGGTAAGCACAGTGAAACAAAGGAGTGCACACCCGAAGTTGACAATATGCTTGAGGATATGGAAAAAGGTGAAGCCGAAAAAAAGGGACATCGTCAGAACTTGGAAAACAGTTCAGTGGAAAACAGTGAAATGAAAGAGTTTATGCCGGAGGCTCTGAAGCTCGACTTGGAAAAAGGTTCAACCAAACAAAATCATGTCGACAATGCGGAAAGCAGTAGTACTTCAGCCCAAGAGAGTCAAAACAAAGAATTAATGCAGCCAAGTTCTACGCTAGCGGATCATCATATGGACAAAGATGCAGCAACAAAATCAGAAAATG ATTTCGACCCAACTGTGGACAGCAAATCTGCTATTGGCTGCTGCAGCAGCAAAAAGAAGACCAAAACCAAAACGGAGAAGCGACATATTGCTTCAGCATCTACAGCACTACTTTTTGGTGCAGTCCTTGGCGTCGTTCAAGCTGTAGTGCTTGTTTTTGGGGCCAAACCTCTCTTGCATGTGATGGGTGTGAAATCT AGTTCACCTATGCTAGCCCCAGCCCTGAAATACTTGAAATTGAGATCACTCGGTGCTCCTGCAGTTCTTCTATCGTTGGCCATGCAAGGGATCTTTCGAGGGTTTAAGGATACAAAAACTCCTCTATATGTCATTG TTGTGGGATATTCAACAAACATCATTTTGGACCCGATACTTATCTTTGTCTTGCGTATGGGCATCAGCGGTGCAGCAATTGCACATGTTCTTTCCCA GTACTTGATTTTGTCAATCCTCCTGTGCATGTTAATGAGAAAAGTTTATCTCTTACCCCCAAGTCTTAAGCAATTGCAGTTTGGTCGATTTCTCAAAAATG GTGGTCTGCTATTAGCAAGAGTTGTAGCTGTGACATTCTGTGTGACGTTGGCAGCCTCATTGGCAGCACGGTTGGGTCCAACGCCTATGGCTGCATTCCAGACTTGCTTGCAGGTCTGGTTGACATCATCCCTTCTCTCAGATGGCTTGGCTGTTGCTGGACAG ATGAGTTTTACTCTAGGGGTGGGGCTTGCTCTTCTTGTCGGAATTGGTCTGTACTTTGGAGCAGGGATCTTCTCCAGAGATGTTAACGTTCTACACCTTATAAAAATAGGACTCCCT TTTGTTGCTGCTACACAACCGATCAACTCATTAGCTTTTGTGTTTGATGGAGTGAACTTTGGAGCGTCTGATTTTGCCTATTCTGCGTACTCTTTG GTTCTTGTGGCCGCAGCAAGCATTACAACCTTGTTCATTCTTTACAAAAGTAACGGATTTCTAGGAATCTGGATTGCTCTAACCGTCTACATGTTTCTGCGCACATTTGTTGGTATTTGGAG GATGGGCACTGGTACAGGACCTTGGGGCTTTCTCAGGAGTCGATCGTTCTGGTCCTAG
- the LOC121238805 gene encoding zinc finger CCCH domain-containing protein 30-like, giving the protein MCSGPERSESSSTPPVSTVEITSNTKDMNNPTVQAEGPLFSLLDLAANNDVAGFKRSAEKDASLIDEVGLWYVRQKGSRQIVLEHRTPLMVAATYGSVDVLKFILSHSRVDVNFSCGQDKTTALHCATSGGSINAADVLKLLLLMGADPNRTDANGLRPIDVLVVPPKMQSMRVAVEELLSNNASDSSFSEHHLRVSISSSCSDSPTLSSSPENGLPSSPSELVSSLMASKFNDIPVSYALEKKEYPVDPSLPDIKNSIYATDEFRMFSFKVRPCSRAYSHDWTECPFVHPGENARRRDPRKYHYSCVPCPEFRKGACRRGDMCEYAHGVFECWLHPAQYRTRLCKDGTSCNRRVCFFAHTAEELRPLYLSTGSAVPSPRSSASAHGVMDMAAAMSLLPGSPSSISALSPSPFAQPMSPSANNGMSQSSIPWPQPNVPTLSLPGSNLQSSRLRSSLSARDIPPEHLSAMHDFDAQQHLLNDLTCFSQSWSNNVPANRPGRSKTLTPSNLEELFCAEISSSPRYSDAAASAVFSPAHKSAVLNQFQQQQSMLSPINTNVFSPKNVDHPLLQASFGIQSPGRMSPRSVEPISPIGSRLAVFAQREKQHQQLHSLSSRDLGSNNQASIGCSPVNSWAKWGSPNGKLDLLVNGDDMGRPHRSSSFELANNGEEPDLSWVQSLVKESPTELMKEKLAVSASRAASSGEGLNSNSQSESIDHSVLGAWLEQMQLDQLVV; this is encoded by the coding sequence ATGTGCAGTGGTCCAGAACGATCAGAATCGTCATCGACTCCACCTGTGTCAACTGTAGAAATCACATCTAACACCAAAGACATGAATAACCCAACTGTTCAAGCTGAAGGTCCTTTGTTCAGCTTACTCGATCTTGCTGCTAACAATGATGTTGCAGGCTTTAAGCGATCTGCAGAGAAGGATGCTTCTTTAATTGATGAGGTTGGACTCTGGTATGTTCGCCAGAAAGGCTCAAGACAAATTGTTCTTGAGCATAGAACTCCATTAATGGTTGCTGCAACCTATGGAAGTGTTGATGTTCTTAAATTTATACTCTCTCATTCTCGGGTGGATGTAAATTTCTCGTGTGGCCAAGATAAAACCACTGCTCTTCACTGCGCCACTTCTGGTGGATCAATTAACGCAGCTGACGTTCTGAAGCTGCTTTTATTAATGGGTGCTGATCCAAATCGTACTGATGCCAATGGTCTTCGCCCCATTGATGTTCTTGTTGTTCCTCCAAAGATGCAAAGCATGAGAGTGGCTGTTGAAGAGCTTCTCTCTAACAATGCTTCCGACAGCTCATTTAGTGAGCACCATCTGCGTGTATCCATTAGTTCCTCTTGTTCAGACTCACCAACCCTTTCCTCATCCCCGGAAAATGGATTGCCATCTTCTCCTTCAGAGTTGGTATCTTCTCTAATGGCTTCAAAGTTTAATGATATACCTGTTAGTTATGCATTGGAGAAGAAAGAGTACCCTGTTGATCCTTCCCTCCCTGACATTAAGAACAGTATCTACGCAACAGATGAGTTCCGCATGTTCTCATTCAAAGTTCGGCCTTGTTCTCGAGCGTACTCCCACGATTGGACCGAGTGCCCTTTTGTGCACCCTGGAGAAAACGCTCGCAGAAGAGACCCAAGGAAGTACCATTACAGCTGTGTGCCTTGCCCTGAGTTCCGAAAGGGAGCTTGTAGGCGTGGGGATATGTGTGAATATGCTCATGGAGTTTTTGAGTGCTGGCTCCACCCGGCTCAATACCGGACTCGGCTCTGCAAGGATGGTACAAGCTGCAATAGACGGGTCTGTTTTTTTGCTCACACAGCTGAGGAGCTTCGTCCCTTGTATCTATCTACCGGATCTGCTGTCCCATCACCTCGCTCATCTGCCTCTGCTCATGGTGTCATGGACATGGCTGCTGCAATGAGCTTATTACCTGGGTCTCCTTCATCTATCTCTGCTCTGTCGCCTTCTCCATTTGCTCAACCCATGTCTCCATCTGCAAATAATGGCATGTCACAGTCGTCCATTCCGTGGCCCCAGCCAAATGTACCAACCCTTAGTCTTCCTGGAAGCAATCTTCAGTCCAGTCGCCTGAGATCATCCCTTAGTGCCCGTGACATCCCACCTGAGCATTTGAGTGCGATGCATGATTTTGATGCCCAGCAACATCTTCTTAATGACTTGACTTGTTTTTCACAGTCATGGTCCAATAATGTCCCTGCTAACCGTCCTGGTCGGTCCAAGACACTAACACCTTCAAACCTTGAAGAGCTATTTTGTGCGGAGATCTCTTCATCTCCCCGGTATTCTGATGCAGCAGCTTCTGCTGTTTTTTCCCCTGCTCACAAATCAGCTGTTCTTAATCAATTCCAACAGCAGCAGAGCATGTTATCACCCATTAACACGAATGTATTCTCCCCCAAAAATGTCGATCACCCTTTATTGCAGGCTTCATTTGGTATCCAATCCCCTGGAAGGATGTCGCCTAGAAGTGTGGAGCCAATCTCCCCAATTGGCTCTCGACTCGCTGTATTTGCTCAGCGTGAGAAACAGCATCAACAGCTGCACAGCCTCAGCTCGCGGGATCTTGGAAGCAACAACCAAGCCTCCATTGGTTGTTCTCCTGTAAATTCTTGGGCAAAATGGGGATCACCAAATGGAAAATTGGATTTGCTAGTTAATGGAGATGACATGGGGCGACCACATAGATCATCATCATTTGAGCTTGCTAACAATGGGGAGGAGCCTGACTTGTCATGGGTTCAGTCTCTAGTTAAGGAATCACCGACTGAGTTGATGAAAGAGAAGTTGGCAGTTTCAGCCTCGAGGGCTGCATCATCTGGTGAAGGTTTGAATTCTAATTCTCAAAGTGAATCCATTGATCATTCTGTATTAGGAGCTTGGCTTGAGCAGATGCAGCTTGATCAACTCGTAGTATGa